A section of the Agarivorans litoreus genome encodes:
- the glnE gene encoding bifunctional [glutamate--ammonia ligase]-adenylyl-L-tyrosine phosphorylase/[glutamate--ammonia-ligase] adenylyltransferase, with product MPSTLPVPSKLSTIAEQSWERLIELAPNLLEQLDLQQQLQSKTAFALSDFIARSCISQPTLLADIWQQQLLDHPLNEQQMREQLGAELAEQITDDGAKKVLRKFRRMQMVLIAWRDLLLEQAVTDSFAQVSAVADSCVDCANQWLYKRCCSESGTPSDAEGNAQPLVVIGMGKLGGRELNFSSDIDLIFCFPENGETQGGRRSIANQQFFIRMGQRLIQLIDQTTVDGFVFRVDMRLRPFGESGPLAVSYAAFEDYYQHHGRDWERYAMVKARVINQDLRFDQDIQAMLKPYVYRRYIDFSAIQALRSMKAMINSEIRRKGLRDNIKLGSGGIREIEFIVQTFQLIRGGREPVLQTRSLLQAMAQLAEHGELSEAQIDMLREHYLYLRQVENILQQIDDQQTQTLPDTEHDQQRIARVMGFSDWEGFYLQLQQRLAQVNNCFQSAIGEEEHEEHQAGQEYDDLWHCGADRQALASLMNKHVCSEEEQKARVETMYHFMHAVEKRQIGQRGRQTLERMMPSLLQQLFEHPQTSLVLPRVMVLLERILSRTAYLELLAENPASLQQLLRLCAGSAMLAQKLASFPILLDELLDPKLLYNPASEDSYAQQLREFMLRIPPDDMEQQMEALRQFKQIQQLRITAADIAGALPLMKVSDHLTAVAEVIVNAVVEQAWSQMVERHGYPEHLAEQQRGFAVVGYGKIGGIETGYSSDLDLVFLHNSDSSTYTNGPKQIDSKQFYLKLAQRIMHLFNTRTASGVLYELDMRLRPSGASGLLVSAIEAFEQYQVKEAWTWEHQALVRARVIYGDAELAESFAQVRHKILAQPREAAELAKQVQEMRSKMQGHLSRETEDVLDLKQSPGGMVDIEFIAQYLVLLHTQHYPELSKWTDNVRIFESCAELGLLKPEQAQGLTQSYLDIRDECHRCGLQGVPRLAKKAEFKQDLSVVTNTWQQLFT from the coding sequence ATGCCAAGTACTCTTCCTGTCCCTAGCAAGCTATCTACTATTGCTGAACAATCTTGGGAGCGCCTTATCGAGTTAGCGCCAAATTTATTAGAGCAACTAGACCTCCAACAACAGTTGCAGAGTAAAACAGCTTTTGCTTTGAGTGATTTTATCGCCCGAAGCTGCATTAGCCAGCCAACCCTACTAGCCGATATTTGGCAACAACAATTATTAGATCACCCCTTAAATGAACAGCAAATGCGCGAGCAGCTAGGTGCCGAGTTGGCTGAGCAAATTACCGACGATGGCGCTAAAAAGGTACTGCGTAAGTTCCGCCGTATGCAAATGGTGCTTATTGCTTGGCGCGACTTACTTCTTGAGCAGGCTGTAACCGACAGTTTTGCCCAAGTATCGGCTGTGGCTGATAGCTGCGTAGATTGTGCTAATCAATGGTTATACAAACGCTGTTGCAGTGAGTCAGGTACACCAAGCGATGCCGAGGGCAATGCGCAGCCATTAGTGGTAATTGGTATGGGTAAGTTGGGCGGGCGAGAGCTTAATTTTTCATCTGATATCGATTTGATTTTTTGTTTTCCCGAGAACGGAGAAACCCAAGGTGGCCGGCGTAGTATTGCCAATCAGCAGTTCTTTATTCGCATGGGGCAGCGGCTTATTCAACTGATTGATCAAACCACTGTAGATGGCTTTGTATTTCGGGTAGATATGCGCTTACGGCCTTTTGGAGAATCTGGTCCCTTGGCGGTGAGTTACGCAGCCTTTGAAGATTATTATCAACATCATGGCCGAGATTGGGAGCGCTATGCCATGGTTAAGGCGCGAGTGATTAACCAAGACCTGCGCTTCGACCAAGATATTCAAGCCATGCTTAAGCCTTATGTTTATCGTCGCTACATCGATTTTAGTGCTATTCAAGCACTGCGCTCGATGAAGGCAATGATTAACTCCGAAATCCGCCGCAAAGGCTTGCGCGACAATATTAAACTAGGCTCGGGCGGGATTCGTGAAATTGAGTTTATTGTACAAACTTTTCAGCTTATTCGTGGTGGGCGTGAGCCGGTACTGCAAACTCGCTCATTACTGCAAGCGATGGCTCAGCTTGCAGAGCACGGCGAGTTGAGTGAAGCTCAAATTGACATGCTGCGTGAGCATTACCTGTATCTCCGTCAGGTAGAAAATATTTTGCAGCAAATAGATGACCAACAAACCCAAACCTTGCCAGATACTGAGCATGACCAACAACGTATTGCTAGGGTTATGGGATTTAGTGATTGGGAGGGGTTTTATCTGCAGCTCCAGCAACGCCTTGCACAAGTGAATAACTGCTTCCAGTCTGCCATTGGCGAAGAAGAGCATGAAGAGCATCAAGCCGGTCAAGAGTACGATGATCTATGGCATTGCGGCGCAGATAGACAAGCGCTTGCAAGCTTGATGAACAAACATGTTTGTAGCGAGGAAGAGCAAAAAGCCCGCGTAGAAACCATGTACCACTTTATGCACGCTGTTGAGAAACGCCAAATTGGTCAGCGCGGTCGCCAAACCCTAGAGCGGATGATGCCAAGTTTGTTGCAGCAGCTGTTCGAGCATCCTCAAACCAGTTTGGTATTGCCACGGGTCATGGTATTGCTTGAGCGAATTCTATCAAGAACCGCTTACCTAGAGCTGTTAGCCGAAAACCCAGCTTCGTTGCAGCAGCTATTAAGGCTCTGCGCAGGCAGTGCTATGTTGGCGCAAAAGCTGGCGAGTTTTCCTATTCTTTTGGATGAATTACTCGATCCTAAGCTACTGTACAACCCCGCTAGCGAAGACAGTTACGCCCAGCAGCTCCGAGAGTTTATGTTGCGTATTCCGCCCGATGACATGGAACAGCAAATGGAGGCGCTACGTCAGTTTAAGCAAATTCAGCAGCTGCGTATTACTGCCGCCGATATTGCCGGTGCACTGCCGCTAATGAAAGTGAGCGATCACTTAACTGCAGTAGCCGAAGTAATAGTAAACGCGGTGGTTGAGCAAGCCTGGAGCCAGATGGTTGAGCGCCATGGTTACCCAGAGCATTTAGCTGAGCAACAACGCGGTTTCGCGGTAGTGGGTTACGGAAAAATTGGTGGTATTGAAACTGGCTATAGCTCCGATTTAGATTTGGTGTTTTTACATAACAGCGATAGCAGCACCTATACCAATGGGCCAAAACAAATCGACAGTAAGCAGTTTTATTTAAAACTGGCGCAACGCATTATGCACTTGTTTAATACTCGCACCGCTTCAGGTGTGCTTTATGAACTAGATATGCGCTTACGTCCTTCAGGTGCTTCTGGTTTATTGGTGTCCGCCATCGAAGCTTTTGAGCAATATCAAGTGAAGGAAGCGTGGACTTGGGAGCACCAAGCGCTAGTGCGCGCCAGAGTAATTTATGGCGATGCAGAACTCGCTGAGAGTTTCGCCCAAGTTCGCCATAAAATTTTAGCTCAGCCACGCGAAGCTGCAGAGCTAGCAAAGCAAGTGCAAGAGATGCGCAGTAAAATGCAGGGACATTTAAGCCGAGAAACTGAAGACGTTCTGGATCTCAAACAATCTCCTGGCGGCATGGTAGACATTGAATTTATCGCCCAATACTTGGTGTTATTACATACTCAGCACTATCCAGAATTAAGTAAATGGACGGATAACGTAAGAATATTTGAAAGCTGCGCCGAACTAGGTTTGCTCAAACCTGAACAGGCGCAAGGGCTTACCCAAAGCTACTTGGATATTCGCGACGAATGTCACCGCTGTGGCCTGCAAGGTGTGCCGCGTTTGGCCAAAAAGGCCGAGTTTAAGCAAGATCTAAGTGTCGTCACCAATACTTGGCAACAGCTATTTACTTAG
- a CDS encoding potassium channel family protein — protein sequence MKTRINAFDLVMLLLSLIAIVIVSSLLFYPADSQLKVLLINLDTLICVVFILHFVVSAARSQSPLGYCKHHWIDLVASIPMVESLRLLRFFHALRLIKALSAERHLLANLKHRRVESTAATILFTLLMIILVGSISILLTEQDETGSQISSAGEALWWAIVTISTVGYGDFVPVTDAGRIIAGVMILTGVGFFGAISGLISTILLRGKSHSESQVEQLLLEQQKEYQQLKQQLSNIQQQLNELQQKPH from the coding sequence ATGAAAACGCGAATCAATGCCTTTGACCTAGTAATGCTTTTACTGTCACTAATAGCTATTGTAATTGTTAGTAGCTTGCTCTTTTACCCTGCAGATTCTCAACTTAAAGTCTTACTGATCAATCTAGATACACTTATTTGCGTAGTATTTATTTTGCATTTTGTAGTGAGTGCTGCTCGCAGCCAATCTCCACTGGGTTATTGCAAACACCATTGGATAGATCTAGTAGCAAGCATTCCCATGGTTGAGAGTCTGCGCTTGTTGCGTTTTTTCCATGCACTAAGGCTAATTAAAGCCTTGAGCGCAGAGCGTCACCTGCTGGCAAACTTAAAGCACCGCCGAGTGGAGTCAACTGCAGCCACTATCTTGTTCACCCTATTGATGATTATTTTAGTAGGCTCTATTAGTATTTTACTCACTGAACAAGACGAAACGGGTAGCCAAATAAGCAGTGCTGGCGAAGCGCTATGGTGGGCAATTGTAACTATATCTACGGTTGGTTATGGAGATTTTGTACCGGTCACCGATGCTGGTCGCATTATCGCTGGTGTGATGATCTTAACTGGTGTCGGCTTTTTTGGGGCAATATCGGGTTTAATTTCTACTATTTTGCTTCGTGGTAAATCTCACTCTGAGAGTCAAGTTGAACAATTATTATTAGAGCAACAAAAAGAATACCAGCAACTAAAACAACAGTTGAGTAATATTCAGCAGCAGTTAAATGAGCTACAACAGAAGCCTCATTAA
- a CDS encoding YdcF family protein: MDGFVLKKLLTVLAMPSTSLWLLLLLAIFLGLRGHKLLARSCAVISLLLMFCLSLYPISGALLYHWEKQYNGLHSLPPDTQIIVVLGCLHYQDDNQPLSSQVLPCGAVKVLEAVRLWRQQPQVKILLSGGDNEGSGVQHADMLAKLALSLGVPESRLIRSYQLKDTAEEAANIARLYPNTQLTLVTQASHMPRAMRLFAMQGLYPTAAPTYYQVKNWHAGFTWQSFIPRLSHISKADTAAYEALAHAWLELRGS, encoded by the coding sequence GTGGACGGTTTTGTATTAAAGAAACTACTCACCGTATTGGCGATGCCCAGTACCTCTCTTTGGCTGCTATTGTTGTTGGCCATTTTTCTCGGACTACGCGGCCATAAGCTACTAGCCCGCAGCTGCGCCGTAATTAGCTTGTTATTGATGTTTTGTTTAAGCTTATATCCGATAAGTGGCGCGCTTCTTTATCACTGGGAAAAGCAATACAACGGCTTACATTCTCTGCCACCAGATACGCAAATAATCGTGGTATTGGGCTGTTTACATTATCAAGATGACAATCAGCCGCTATCTAGTCAGGTGTTGCCTTGTGGCGCAGTTAAAGTGCTTGAGGCTGTTCGTTTATGGCGCCAACAACCGCAAGTAAAAATCTTATTATCGGGTGGTGATAACGAAGGCAGTGGGGTGCAGCATGCCGATATGCTTGCCAAACTGGCCTTGTCTTTGGGGGTGCCCGAATCTCGGTTAATTCGTAGCTATCAGCTTAAAGATACTGCTGAAGAAGCCGCCAACATTGCCAGGCTTTACCCGAATACTCAATTAACCTTAGTTACTCAAGCTTCGCATATGCCAAGGGCGATGCGCTTATTTGCCATGCAGGGGCTCTATCCTACTGCAGCACCTACTTACTATCAGGTAAAGAACTGGCACGCTGGGTTTACCTGGCAAAGTTTTATTCCGCGGCTTAGCCATATAAGTAAGGCTGATACCGCCGCATACGAAGCGCTAGCCCATGCTTGGCTAGAGCTGAGAGGTAGTTAA
- a CDS encoding CYTH and CHAD domain-containing protein yields the protein MNNEIEIKLLATPQCASVLLGRLNQYSVLQTEVKTLTSVYFDTDDRQLMRWGMGLRIRSGDGDNVQTIKTDGLSVGGLHQRPEYNCVVQSNQPQLTLFEEVEWPAGADLSSLNKQLSPLFTTTFDRQTWLVDLPNDTLIEVAFDQGSLTAGSEHEAICEIELEFVKGDISQLFELASDIASIEGLRLANISKAQRGYMLATTHLQQVKSLTAIKLSDADNTSECLSRIFAGALEHWQYHEQLFVEQRSFAALEQVSLAVQMLFQACKMFSERDLVECAWLNELRWLRQQFTWLTQAASLNKLTAERGALIKKLPQQRSLLKTLQQRQHELPQPDDVYQLMHSARYCSLMLKITRWLYQAKWQHSQALQQENIHNLAKAMLQTSWDYLQQSPLAEPQLDCNAYMKQATKLRRNLLVGMCVGELFDQELRQEFRLPWVDILSGIEELSLFKPMRELLPELDAELQQAIEKWVQRKEQSLLDALEFSRQQALQQAVYW from the coding sequence ATGAACAATGAAATTGAAATCAAGCTCTTAGCTACACCTCAATGTGCCTCTGTGTTACTTGGTCGGCTAAATCAGTATAGTGTGCTGCAAACCGAAGTGAAAACCCTCACCAGTGTTTATTTTGATACTGATGATCGTCAACTGATGCGTTGGGGCATGGGCTTACGTATTCGCAGTGGCGATGGCGACAATGTTCAAACCATTAAAACCGATGGTTTAAGTGTTGGTGGTTTACATCAGCGTCCCGAATACAATTGTGTGGTTCAGTCTAATCAACCGCAATTAACCTTGTTTGAAGAGGTTGAATGGCCTGCCGGTGCCGATCTTTCTAGTCTTAATAAGCAATTAAGCCCTTTGTTCACCACCACCTTTGATAGACAAACTTGGTTGGTTGACCTGCCTAACGATACTTTAATCGAGGTCGCTTTCGACCAAGGTTCGCTTACCGCTGGTAGCGAGCATGAAGCTATATGTGAAATTGAACTAGAGTTTGTGAAAGGCGATATTAGCCAGCTTTTTGAACTTGCCAGCGACATTGCCTCGATAGAAGGTTTACGTTTAGCAAACATTAGCAAAGCTCAGCGCGGGTATATGCTGGCGACGACACATCTGCAACAAGTTAAATCCCTAACTGCGATTAAACTAAGTGATGCAGATAATACGAGTGAATGCTTAAGTCGGATTTTTGCTGGTGCTCTCGAGCATTGGCAATACCACGAACAGCTATTTGTGGAGCAGCGAAGTTTTGCCGCTTTAGAGCAAGTCTCTCTAGCGGTGCAAATGTTGTTTCAAGCCTGCAAAATGTTTAGTGAGCGCGATTTAGTAGAATGCGCTTGGCTTAATGAATTACGTTGGCTGCGCCAACAGTTTACGTGGTTAACGCAAGCCGCCAGTTTAAATAAACTGACTGCCGAACGGGGCGCATTGATTAAGAAGTTGCCTCAGCAACGCTCTTTATTGAAAACCCTGCAACAGCGTCAGCATGAATTGCCGCAACCCGATGATGTTTATCAACTCATGCATAGTGCTCGTTACTGTAGTTTAATGTTAAAAATAACCCGCTGGCTTTATCAAGCTAAATGGCAGCACAGCCAAGCTCTACAACAAGAGAATATTCATAATTTAGCCAAAGCAATGTTACAAACCAGTTGGGATTACTTGCAACAGTCGCCTTTAGCTGAGCCCCAGCTTGATTGTAATGCTTATATGAAACAAGCCACTAAGCTGCGACGTAACCTGCTGGTGGGCATGTGTGTGGGTGAATTATTTGACCAAGAGCTGCGCCAAGAATTCCGCTTGCCTTGGGTAGATATTCTATCGGGCATTGAAGAACTGAGTTTGTTTAAACCGATGCGAGAACTATTGCCAGAGCTGGATGCTGAGTTACAGCAAGCCATTGAAAAATGGGTGCAGCGTAAAGAGCAGTCCTTACTGGATGCCTTAGAGTTTTCTCGCCAGCAAGCGCTACAACAAGCGGTGTATTGGTAA